From Amycolatopsis sp. WQ 127309:
ATCACGGGGCACTACACGCTGACCCAGGACGGCACGACGGTCGCCGAGGGCGACCCGGTCGGCGGCTTCGCGCTCAACCTGGAACAGGAGGTCGGCGCCGGGCCGTCAACGCTGGGGCTGACGCTCGACGCGGGCCGCACCGGCCCGATGTACCACCAGAGCACGGCCGGCCACACCGAGTGGACGTGGAAGTCGCAACACGTCGACGGCGGCACCCTCCCGCAGGCGCTGTACTGCGCGCGCGGGGCCGACGGGCCGGACCGGTCCTGCGCGGTCGAGCCGTTGCTGACGCTGGGGTACGCGGTCGGCGGGCTCCGGCCGGACGGCTCCACCGCGTCCGGGCCGCAGGGCCTCGACCTCACGGCCGGGCACCTGCAGTCGGCCACCGCGAGTGCGATCACGGGGGCGACCGTGCAGTACTCGACCGACGGCACCACCTGGCAGGACGCGGCCGTCACGGCCCGCGGCAACGGCGTCTACCACGCGGATTTCGCCTCGACCACGGACACCTTCCGCGGCACGGACGTCTCGCTGCGGGTCACCGCGTCCGACGCCACCGGGGCGACCGTCGCGGAGACGATCACCGCCGCCTACCACGTCTACGCGTCCTAAAGGGAGTGTCCACTGTGTACATCCGTTTGGCAGGAACACTGACCGCCGTGTGCGCGGCGGCGATCGCACTGGCTCCGGCGGCGGCCGGCGCACCCGGGCCGCGCGCGGCCTGTCCCGACGCGGGGCCGGGCGTCCTGCGCTGCCTCACCACGTTCACGCCGGGGGCCACCCGCGCCCTGGCCGACGGCCCGGTCGGCTGGGGTGCCGACGACCTGGCCTCGGCCTACCGGCTGCCTGCGAGCACCGGGCCCGACACGGTCGTCGGCATCTCGATCGCCTACGACGCACCCGACCTGGAGGCCGACCTGGCCACCTACCGGGCGCAGTACGGCCTGCCGCCGTGCACCACGGCGAACGGCTGCTTCCGGAAGGTCAACCAGCAGGGCGCCGCGACGCCGTTGCCGGCGGCCGACTTCGGCTGGGCCATCGAGTCCACTTTGGACGTCTCGATGGTGTCCGCGGCGTGCCCGTCGTGCCGGATCGTCGTCGTGGAGGGCACCACCCCCGGGTTCGCCGACCTCGCCGAGACCGAGGACACCGCCGTCCGGCTGGGCGCGAAGGTGGTGTCGAACAGCTACGGTTCGCGCGAAGGCGGCGCGCAGCTGGCGTTCGCGAGCCACTACCGGCACCCGGGCGTGACGGTGGTGGCCTCCTCGGGCGACTCCGGGTTCACCGCGGCGAGCTACCCCGCCGCGCTGGCGACGACGGTCGCGGTCGGCGGGACGTCGCTGGCGCGGGACCCGGACTCCGCGCGCGGCTGGGCGGAGCAGGCGTGGGCCTACGGCGGCAGCGGCTGCTCGGCCTACATCGCGAAACCGAAGTGGCAGAAGGACACCCACTGCGGCAAGCGGACGGTCGCGGACGTCGCGGCGGTCGCCGACAGCCTGGCGATCTACAACACCGACGTGGGCGGCTGGCTCCCGGTGAACGGCACCAGCGCGTCGGCGCCGTTCGTCGCCGGGCTGTACGGCCGGTCCGGCCGCGCGGGGGTCGCGCAGCCGGCCGACCTCTACGCGCGGGCGTCGCAGTTCGTCGACATCACGGCCGGGAACAACGATCCCGTCGGCGGCGGCACGAAGTGCGGCGGCGACTACCTGTGCGTGGCCGCCCCGGGTTACGACGCCCCCACGGGCGTCGGCGTCCCGAACGGCCTCGGCGGGTTCTGACGAAGGTCGTGAGGGGCACCTTCAGGGCTCTTATGTCCCTGAGGGTGCCCTTCACGGCGCCTCCGTCAGCGGCAGAGTCGTCAGTGGCAGGGGCGTCAGCGGCAGAGGCCGCGTTCGATGGCCAGCAGCCCGGCCTCCGTCCGGTGCGCGCACCCGAGCTTCTTCACGACCTGCGTGACGAGGGTCCGCACCACCGGTTCCGGCTGTTCGAGCCGCGTCGCGATCTCGGCGTTCGTCAGGGCCGAGCCGATGCCGACCAGCACCTCCCGCTCGCGCTCCGACAGCAGGTCGACCCGCGCCAGCCGCTCGTCGCGGGGGCCGGACAGGCGCGTCGCCGCGGAGACCAGGCGGCGGGAGGCGTCCGGCGAGAGGACCACGTGCCCGTCGGCCGCCAGCCGGACCACCTTGATCAGCTCGTTGCGCCGGGCGGACCGCAGCAGGAACCCCGCCGCGCCGTCCCGCAGCGCGCGCAGGATCCCCGCCTCGGAGTCGAACGTGGCCAGCACGACCACCGCGGGGCGCCGGGAAACCGGCTCCAGCGGCGCCAGGCGCGGGTCCAGCAGCACCACGTCGGGCAGCCGCCGCCGGAGGGTGGCGCGGGTCGCCGTCGCGTCACCGACCGAGCCGACGACCTCGATGCCGTCCGCCTCGCCGAGGATCCCGCTCAGGCGGTCCCGCACGCCGGGGTCGCGCTCGGCGACCATCACCCGGACCGGCGGCGGTGGGAGCATCGCTCAGTCCTCGGGCTTGTCTTTGGCCCGCAGGCGGATCAGCGGCAGGTCGGTCCGCGACGCGCCGACCAGGTCACGCCCGCCCGGACCGCGCAGCCGCAGCTCCCGGAACCGCACCGACGAGAGCTGCGCGGCTTCGATCGGGTAGACGTCGCCGTAGCGCTTGATCTTGTCGACCAGCTCCTTGCCGAGCAGCTCGACGAGCCCGGCGTGCCGGCTCGCGCCACCGCCGAACGGCACGTCCAGCTGCCGGCGCACCTCGGGAAACCGCTGGTCGAGCTCGACGGCCAGCTGGTGGATCGTGACGAAGGCGGGGCCGAAGTCCTCGGCCTCCGGGCCCGGTGGGATCTCCTTCAGCACCTTGACGAGCTTGTCGTCCATTCCGAGCTTGTCCCACAGGGCCATGCTGTCCTGACTTTCCGGTGATAACGGCGTCGAAGCCGCTTCGGTCTACCAGAGGACCGGCACGCGGTCCACTCCCCCGGTGACACGATTCGTCCGGACCTCCAGTTCATCCACCCCAACGGCCAGCTGCAGCCCCGGGAACCGGCGGAACAGCGAGCCGAACACCACCCGCAGCTCGGTGCGGGCGAGGCTGGCGCCGATGCAGAACCAGCCGCCGTAGGCGAAGGCGACGTGCCCGTTCGGCTTGCGCTCCGGGTCGAACGTCGCGGCGCCGGGGAACACGGACTCGTCGCGGTTGGCGGCACTGATCGACAGGACCACGGCGTCGCCGCGGGCGATCGCCGCGCCGCCGAGGTCGACGTCGTCGTGCGCGT
This genomic window contains:
- a CDS encoding S8 family serine peptidase; its protein translation is MYIRLAGTLTAVCAAAIALAPAAAGAPGPRAACPDAGPGVLRCLTTFTPGATRALADGPVGWGADDLASAYRLPASTGPDTVVGISIAYDAPDLEADLATYRAQYGLPPCTTANGCFRKVNQQGAATPLPAADFGWAIESTLDVSMVSAACPSCRIVVVEGTTPGFADLAETEDTAVRLGAKVVSNSYGSREGGAQLAFASHYRHPGVTVVASSGDSGFTAASYPAALATTVAVGGTSLARDPDSARGWAEQAWAYGGSGCSAYIAKPKWQKDTHCGKRTVADVAAVADSLAIYNTDVGGWLPVNGTSASAPFVAGLYGRSGRAGVAQPADLYARASQFVDITAGNNDPVGGGTKCGGDYLCVAAPGYDAPTGVGVPNGLGGF
- a CDS encoding response regulator transcription factor produces the protein MLPPPPVRVMVAERDPGVRDRLSGILGEADGIEVVGSVGDATATRATLRRRLPDVVLLDPRLAPLEPVSRRPAVVVLATFDSEAGILRALRDGAAGFLLRSARRNELIKVVRLAADGHVVLSPDASRRLVSAATRLSGPRDERLARVDLLSEREREVLVGIGSALTNAEIATRLEQPEPVVRTLVTQVVKKLGCAHRTEAGLLAIERGLCR